A genomic window from Pecten maximus chromosome 6, xPecMax1.1, whole genome shotgun sequence includes:
- the LOC117329994 gene encoding heat shock 70 kDa protein 12B-like yields the protein MSFSPEERTDVTVLEMQSDGSSEVIHTACEWLLGRVRVVKAFHQMLIRIVGRDVMDQCMTNCSDVYDDISLEISIKLRAVDKVQSKKITLKVPVIIMETFEDSGLPIQDAVDQANINGKIIWSHDKMRMDANVFRELCADALDSTRLFVHGVLAHRSCKETDVIIMTGEFSSSPLLQESIKSAFSNMRVIIPPNNEHAALVGAVIFAHARLPFKPQCSSSDPQVRSRGKYPPYRHRE from the coding sequence ATGTCTTTTTCTCCAGAAGAAAGAACTGATGTCACTGTGTTGGAAATGCAGTCAGATGGGAGTTCCGAAGTTATACACACGGCCTGCGAGTGGTTACTCGGAAGGGTAAGAGTCGTTAAGGCGTTTCATCAAATGCTGATCAGAATCGTTGGGAGAGATGTAATGGATCAGTGTATGACCAACTGCAGTGATGTTTACGATGACATATCGCTAGAGATTTCCATTAAACTGCGTGCTGTTGATAAAGTCCAAAGTAAGAAAATCACATTGAAAGTCCCAGTCATTATCATGGAAACATTTGAAGATTCTGGGTTACCTATACAGGATGCTGTCGACCAGGCAAACATTAACGGGAAAATAATATGGTCACACGACAAGATGAGAATGGATGCAAACGTCTTTCGAGAATTATGTGCAGATGCTTTGGATAGTACAAGGTTGTTTGTACACGGCGTGCTAGCACATCGATCATGCAAGGAAACAGATGTGATCATTATGACCGGAGAGTTTTCATCATCACCACTTCTTCAGGAAAGTATTAAGTCAGCATTCAGTAATATGCGAGTCATTATTCCACCAAATAACGAGCATGCTGCTTTGGTTGGAGCAGTTATATTTGCGCATGCACGTTTACCTTTCAAGCCACAGTGTTCCTCCAGTGATCCGCAGGTCAGAAGTCGCGGGAAATATCCGCCTTATCGGCACCGTGAATAA